The Coleofasciculus sp. FACHB-1120 genome has a segment encoding these proteins:
- a CDS encoding glycosyltransferase family 4 protein, whose protein sequence is MNDSRIAYISFDTVPAPKGAAIHIAAFTQALADAFGDIQLVTVSPTAYAVNQRESPHIIQSMLPALGDTLINRVLYFRTMLGNWWQNQWFEAVHIRSIYEGFPIALNKEKLCKHLIFEVNGLPSIELKYRYPAVADDRELLHKLKAQEKICLEASDLILTPSSVTRDYLQTRGVPDSKIRVIPNGVDLNIFTYRPSKFRDAEYPNLPNQDREPPKTQPRFRVLYFGTFSPWQGINLAVEALALADRDFPTQLTVIGQGRDFQILALKQLALKLGVAESLTILDPVSQAELVQKIHASDVILAPLTPNDRNLVQGCCPLKILEGMATGTPVIASDLPVVRELGVDGVHFLLVKPGSAKEIKDALLRLKTEPELAINLARNARQQIENDYTWKHAGDALVAAYEELGIKRSITV, encoded by the coding sequence ATGAACGATTCTAGAATAGCTTACATTTCTTTTGATACCGTACCAGCGCCCAAGGGAGCCGCAATTCATATTGCCGCTTTTACTCAAGCTTTGGCAGATGCTTTTGGTGACATTCAGCTAGTGACAGTTTCCCCGACAGCCTACGCAGTAAATCAGAGGGAATCACCCCATATTATCCAATCCATGTTACCTGCGTTAGGAGATACGTTAATTAATCGTGTGCTTTATTTTCGCACGATGCTGGGCAATTGGTGGCAGAATCAGTGGTTTGAGGCAGTTCATATCCGTTCTATTTATGAAGGATTTCCAATTGCCCTGAACAAAGAAAAATTGTGTAAGCATTTAATTTTTGAAGTTAATGGATTGCCATCCATTGAACTCAAATACCGCTATCCAGCAGTGGCAGACGACCGGGAATTACTGCACAAATTAAAGGCACAAGAAAAAATTTGTTTAGAAGCATCAGATTTAATTTTAACCCCTAGTTCCGTAACCAGAGACTATCTCCAAACAAGAGGGGTTCCCGACTCAAAAATCCGCGTCATTCCTAATGGAGTTGATTTAAATATATTTACTTATCGTCCTTCAAAGTTTAGGGATGCCGAATATCCAAATCTTCCCAATCAGGACAGGGAACCCCCAAAGACTCAGCCTCGATTTCGGGTGTTATATTTTGGTACATTTTCCCCTTGGCAAGGGATTAATCTTGCTGTTGAAGCGCTGGCACTTGCTGACCGGGATTTTCCTACTCAATTAACAGTCATTGGACAAGGTCGCGACTTTCAGATTTTAGCCTTAAAACAGCTAGCTTTAAAACTAGGAGTAGCAGAGTCTCTCACGATTTTAGACCCTGTATCGCAAGCGGAACTCGTCCAAAAAATTCATGCATCTGATGTAATTTTGGCTCCGTTGACGCCCAATGACCGAAATCTGGTTCAGGGTTGTTGTCCTTTAAAAATTTTGGAAGGAATGGCGACAGGTACGCCGGTAATTGCTAGCGATTTACCTGTGGTGAGAGAATTGGGTGTGGATGGGGTACATTTCCTGCTCGTCAAACCAGGTTCTGCAAAGGAAATTAAAGATGCCTTGCTGAGGTTAAAAACAGAACCGGAATTGGCAATAAACTTAGCAAGGAATGCCCGTCAGCAGATTGAGAATGATTACACTTGGAAACACGCCGGTGATGCTTTGGTAGCAGCTTATGAGGAACTTGGAATTAAACGATCGATAACAGTTTGA
- a CDS encoding glycosyltransferase: MRRLLFLTERFPPDIGGLASSAGRIAAALCQLGMEVDVVAWSRYLQPGEVRSPEVPSSATGHAESQYFQIIKHLKVYRVGLYRHWDMTMPHTLNVLDWLHQCRGYDAVWGHYAFPSGFLATWFAATKGLPSTVSTRGNDIERAMFPPGDFARLQWTLLNARLITAVSADMARKIQLLAQRDDVMVLKNSVNERVFSPPIIGATHESSLLQASLGIAPDEAVLGFSGELREKKGQQFLLNALTTVRAQRPACLLIIGEVRASQEAALQLYATQHPENAKRVIVTGHLASPAAVAGHLRLCDVYLQPSVWEGMPNALLEAIACGCCCIASDAGGIPEVIEHGKSGFLLPRSQLHRLGEAVLECLDLEPSARRQIGMAGRDRILAEFSLKHENQRLQTVIDRLIPSSS; this comes from the coding sequence TTGAGACGTCTTCTTTTTCTCACGGAACGATTTCCCCCTGATATTGGCGGGCTAGCGAGTAGTGCGGGGCGCATTGCCGCCGCCCTCTGCCAGCTGGGCATGGAAGTAGACGTGGTGGCGTGGAGTCGTTACTTGCAACCGGGAGAAGTCCGAAGTCCAGAGGTTCCTAGCAGCGCAACCGGGCACGCCGAAAGTCAATATTTTCAAATTATCAAACATCTCAAAGTCTATCGGGTGGGGCTATATCGCCACTGGGATATGACGATGCCTCATACCCTCAACGTCCTCGACTGGCTGCATCAGTGCCGTGGCTACGATGCGGTTTGGGGGCACTATGCTTTCCCTAGCGGTTTCTTAGCCACTTGGTTTGCGGCAACAAAGGGACTTCCCAGTACGGTAAGCACCCGTGGGAATGATATCGAGCGAGCCATGTTTCCACCGGGGGATTTTGCGCGACTGCAATGGACGCTGTTAAATGCCCGTTTGATTACGGCAGTGAGTGCCGATATGGCGCGGAAGATTCAGCTACTCGCCCAGCGGGATGATGTAATGGTTTTGAAAAATAGCGTCAACGAGCGGGTATTTTCGCCCCCCATTATCGGCGCAACTCATGAATCATCCCTTCTCCAAGCATCTTTGGGCATTGCCCCTGATGAAGCGGTACTGGGATTTTCCGGAGAATTGCGAGAAAAGAAGGGGCAGCAGTTTCTTCTGAATGCCTTAACCACAGTCCGCGCCCAACGTCCTGCCTGTTTGTTAATTATCGGGGAAGTGCGGGCGTCCCAGGAAGCGGCATTACAACTCTATGCGACTCAGCATCCAGAAAACGCCAAGCGGGTTATTGTCACCGGACATTTAGCGAGTCCTGCGGCGGTAGCGGGGCATCTGCGGCTATGTGATGTCTATCTGCAACCTTCTGTATGGGAGGGGATGCCGAATGCGCTGCTAGAAGCGATCGCTTGTGGTTGTTGCTGTATTGCCAGCGATGCCGGTGGAATTCCAGAGGTGATTGAGCATGGGAAAAGTGGATTTTTGCTTCCTCGTTCCCAGTTACATCGACTGGGTGAGGCGGTGCTGGAGTGTTTAGATTTAGAGCCAAGTGCTAGGCGTCAGATTGGGATGGCAGGGCGCGATCGTATTCTCGCTGAATTTTCTCTAAAACATGAAAATCAGCGGCTTCAAACTGTTATCGATCGTTTAATTCCAAGTTCCTCATAA
- a CDS encoding PP2C family serine/threonine-protein phosphatase has protein sequence MIRRSTGLSDAGLLRSVNQDDYHIDPDGRFFIVADGMGGHAGGQEASQIATQSIYTYLDEHWHSDENCPTLLEKAFLDANQAILQDQANHPERSDMGTTGVVVMFRQQQPWVAHVGDSRLYRMRGATLEQITEDHTWVARAMKAGELTSEQAKMHPWRHVLSQCLGRKDLRLIEIQPLDVQAGDRLLLCSDGLTEELSDQLIATHLKSTSLEKAATALVESAKDKGGRDNITVVLVAIEGAGEKE, from the coding sequence ATGATTCGTCGCTCCACGGGCCTCTCTGATGCGGGACTTCTTCGTTCCGTCAACCAAGATGACTACCATATCGACCCTGATGGGCGATTTTTTATAGTTGCTGATGGCATGGGAGGACATGCAGGAGGCCAGGAGGCAAGCCAAATTGCCACTCAGTCTATCTATACCTATCTAGATGAGCATTGGCATTCCGACGAGAATTGCCCAACATTATTAGAAAAAGCCTTCTTGGATGCAAATCAGGCGATTCTCCAAGATCAAGCGAATCATCCAGAACGCTCAGATATGGGCACAACAGGCGTTGTGGTGATGTTTCGCCAACAGCAGCCTTGGGTCGCTCATGTGGGGGACTCTCGCCTTTATCGAATGCGAGGGGCAACTCTAGAGCAAATCACTGAGGATCATACTTGGGTGGCACGGGCGATGAAAGCCGGGGAACTGACTTCCGAACAAGCCAAAATGCACCCGTGGCGTCACGTATTATCTCAGTGTCTGGGTCGTAAAGATTTGCGTCTGATTGAGATCCAACCGCTGGATGTGCAAGCAGGCGACAGACTGCTGCTGTGTAGCGATGGACTCACAGAAGAACTTTCGGATCAGCTGATTGCAACTCACCTCAAGTCTACTTCCTTAGAAAAGGCAGCCACAGCCCTTGTCGAGTCCGCTAAGGATAAAGGGGGCAGAGACAATATTACAGTGGTGCTGGTAGCGATTGAGGGGGCGGGTGAGAAGGAATAA
- a CDS encoding AarF/ABC1/UbiB kinase family protein: protein MKRYAASTPSAQRAADKARKDKAYRWNRESYSHQRRFVDIWGFVLTLMFKLWRYNKSWSYPGGVTEEKQAHRRRAQAIWIRETFLDLGPTFIKVGQLFSTRADLFPSEYVDELSKLQDKVPAFSYEQAEMLIEKDFGKKVSQLYRTFDPIPLAAASLGQVHKATLHSGEEVVVKVQRPALKQLFTVDLQILRGIARFFQNHPDWGRGRDWLGIYEECSRILWEEIDYLNEGSNADTFRRNFRAYEWVKVPRVYWRYTSPRVVTLEYIPGIKISHYEALEAAGLDRKELAHLGAKAYLQQLLNDGFFHADPHPGNIAVSPEGALIFYDFGMMGRIKANIREQLMETLFGIAQKDGDRVMHSLVEMGALAKVDDMGPVRRSIQYMLDHFMDKPFENQSVSQISEDLYEIAYDQPFRFPATFTFVMRAFSTLEGVGKGLDPEFNFMEIARPFAMQLMADSNGSNSTSSSFLNELGRQAAQVSSTALSLPRRIEDTIEKLEQGDLRIRVRSIESDRILRRMSSIQLGTNYTLLISAFTLSATILFVQGYVGLAVVVALGASALAFVLIRLLMRLDRFDRMF from the coding sequence CTGAAGCGATACGCGGCTAGCACGCCGAGTGCCCAGCGTGCCGCTGATAAAGCCCGTAAGGATAAGGCTTATCGGTGGAACCGCGAAAGTTACTCCCATCAACGGCGCTTCGTAGATATTTGGGGGTTTGTTTTAACCCTAATGTTTAAGCTCTGGCGCTACAACAAATCTTGGAGCTATCCGGGCGGAGTTACAGAGGAAAAACAAGCCCACAGACGCAGAGCGCAAGCCATTTGGATTCGAGAGACGTTCTTAGACTTGGGGCCGACTTTTATTAAAGTCGGGCAGCTGTTCTCCACCCGTGCCGATTTATTCCCCTCGGAGTATGTGGATGAACTTTCTAAGCTGCAAGACAAGGTGCCTGCTTTTAGCTACGAACAAGCTGAAATGCTGATTGAGAAGGACTTCGGCAAGAAAGTTTCGCAGCTTTACCGCACTTTTGACCCGATTCCCCTGGCGGCGGCTAGCTTGGGACAGGTACATAAAGCAACGCTCCACAGCGGCGAAGAAGTCGTGGTCAAAGTACAACGACCCGCATTGAAGCAGCTGTTTACGGTTGATTTGCAAATTCTTAGAGGAATTGCCCGTTTCTTTCAAAACCATCCCGACTGGGGTCGGGGTCGTGACTGGCTAGGAATCTATGAGGAGTGCAGCCGAATTCTTTGGGAAGAAATTGATTACCTGAATGAAGGCAGTAACGCCGATACGTTTCGCCGCAACTTCCGCGCCTATGAGTGGGTAAAAGTGCCGCGTGTCTACTGGCGATATACGTCGCCACGGGTTGTCACTCTTGAGTACATTCCAGGCATTAAAATTAGTCACTATGAAGCGCTGGAAGCAGCGGGGCTGGATCGAAAGGAACTGGCTCACCTGGGTGCTAAAGCTTACCTGCAACAATTGCTCAACGATGGCTTTTTCCATGCCGACCCTCACCCTGGCAATATCGCTGTCAGTCCCGAAGGTGCCCTGATTTTTTATGATTTCGGCATGATGGGGCGGATCAAGGCCAACATCCGCGAACAACTGATGGAAACGCTGTTTGGCATTGCCCAAAAAGATGGCGACCGAGTGATGCATTCGCTCGTGGAAATGGGGGCGCTGGCAAAGGTTGATGATATGGGACCCGTGCGGCGATCGATTCAGTATATGCTGGATCACTTTATGGATAAGCCGTTTGAAAACCAATCGGTGAGTCAGATTAGTGAAGACCTTTATGAAATTGCTTACGACCAACCTTTTCGGTTTCCGGCGACTTTTACCTTTGTGATGCGAGCTTTCTCAACTTTAGAAGGGGTTGGAAAAGGCTTAGACCCGGAATTTAACTTTATGGAGATTGCAAGACCCTTTGCAATGCAGCTTATGGCAGATAGTAATGGCAGTAATAGTACTAGTAGTAGCTTCTTGAATGAATTAGGACGGCAAGCGGCTCAAGTTAGTAGTACGGCTTTGAGCTTGCCACGGCGGATTGAGGATACGATTGAGAAATTAGAGCAGGGCGACCTGCGGATTCGAGTGCGATCTATCGAAAGCGATCGCATTCTGCGGCGAATGAGTAGCATTCAGTTGGGAACTAACTATACTTTGCTCATCAGTGCTTTCACCCTATCAGCCACTATCCTCTTTGTTCAGGGTTATGTCGGGCTGGCAGTCGTGGTTGCTCTGGGGGCATCTGCCTTAGCTTTTGTCCTCATCCGCTTGCTCATGCGCCTCGACCGATTTGATCGGATGTTTTGA
- a CDS encoding DUF6825 family protein, which produces MTNPVVHAFFVGRAVAEALNEQVENAVTHALSELGKFDAEQRESLRHFTSRVTERSDAQAETVMRGRTTTSIVPQGTQTTDLQATIDELRAEVARFRSELQRYRSRSL; this is translated from the coding sequence ATGACTAATCCTGTAGTTCATGCCTTTTTTGTCGGCAGAGCGGTTGCAGAAGCTCTGAATGAACAGGTAGAAAACGCCGTCACCCATGCTCTCTCAGAACTCGGCAAATTTGATGCCGAACAACGGGAGTCTTTGCGGCACTTCACCTCACGAGTGACCGAACGCTCTGACGCCCAAGCTGAAACGGTGATGCGGGGGCGAACCACTACCAGCATTGTGCCTCAAGGCACCCAAACCACAGATTTGCAAGCGACGATTGATGAACTTCGGGCAGAAGTCGCTCGCTTTCGCTCCGAATTACAACGCTATCGCAGCCGCTCATTATAA
- a CDS encoding serine/threonine-protein kinase, translated as MNLTAGAVLKNGKYVLDAPLGQGIFGITYRATHTQSGKAVVIKTLSDSLRTHPDFERFGKQFLTQARRLARCKHPHLVRVLDLFEESRRCFIVMEFIPGQTLAESLLAGQLLPEAQALGYIRQIGSALTVIHKAGLLHRDIKPQNIIRRPGTEDVVLIDVGFGDELTPGVTQTQASLVNPGYAPIEQYLAQEKLTPATDVYALAASLYCLLTGQPPVPAPLRERIPLPNLREIQPKLSPTAIAAILCGLEIKAEKRPQTVEDWLSLLPASKAPEVRTAQTARRPATPKSQPAPQKRQTASNEKQKTSMASGVNWNLSQDVKRPGKTRPYKTQLAKVSAAPKKLKTAIRATLPIALAKLKTFSFPIETSEAMNRVSTKLGSSAGIPRLQNLKFPKLTLARGLMMTAAIATCTGAGFGLAVRFHGAMGPGSSILHTEQSFPPRDDWPISDTPNPTSSANLLSPPAAVVAPGQPSPDTLPKPEL; from the coding sequence ATGAACTTAACGGCTGGAGCAGTCCTGAAGAACGGCAAATACGTCCTCGACGCCCCACTGGGTCAAGGTATCTTTGGGATCACCTACCGGGCGACTCATACTCAGTCGGGGAAAGCGGTCGTCATTAAAACCCTCAGCGACAGTCTGCGGACTCATCCCGATTTTGAGCGGTTTGGGAAGCAATTTCTCACCCAAGCACGTCGCCTTGCTCGCTGCAAGCATCCTCATCTGGTTCGGGTTCTCGACTTGTTTGAGGAATCTCGACGATGTTTTATCGTCATGGAGTTCATACCGGGGCAGACCCTGGCTGAATCGCTGCTAGCAGGTCAGCTGTTACCAGAAGCCCAAGCCCTTGGCTATATTCGTCAAATTGGCAGCGCCCTAACGGTTATCCACAAGGCAGGGTTACTGCACCGAGATATCAAACCCCAGAACATCATCCGGCGACCAGGAACTGAGGATGTCGTGTTGATTGACGTTGGTTTTGGTGATGAATTGACGCCGGGAGTGACGCAAACCCAAGCCAGTTTAGTAAATCCCGGATATGCGCCAATCGAACAATATCTTGCTCAGGAAAAACTCACCCCAGCGACAGATGTTTATGCTTTAGCCGCAAGTTTGTATTGCTTGCTGACGGGTCAACCGCCGGTTCCTGCACCGTTACGCGAGCGCATCCCGCTCCCAAATTTACGGGAAATTCAACCCAAACTCAGCCCGACTGCGATCGCTGCGATTTTGTGTGGCTTGGAAATCAAAGCGGAGAAACGTCCCCAAACGGTAGAAGATTGGCTCTCTCTGTTGCCAGCCTCCAAGGCTCCAGAAGTCCGCACAGCCCAAACGGCTCGTCGCCCTGCGACCCCCAAATCTCAGCCTGCCCCCCAAAAGCGTCAAACAGCTAGCAACGAAAAACAGAAGACATCGATGGCTAGCGGAGTCAACTGGAATCTCAGCCAGGATGTGAAGCGCCCGGGCAAAACCCGCCCCTACAAAACTCAGCTAGCTAAAGTCAGTGCTGCCCCGAAAAAACTCAAAACAGCGATACGGGCGACCTTGCCGATTGCCCTGGCTAAGCTAAAGACTTTCTCGTTCCCGATCGAGACTTCAGAGGCGATGAATCGCGTCTCTACAAAGCTTGGCTCGTCAGCGGGCATTCCTCGCTTACAAAACTTAAAGTTTCCCAAACTGACACTAGCCAGAGGGCTGATGATGACAGCTGCGATCGCTACCTGCACGGGTGCTGGCTTCGGCTTGGCAGTTCGCTTCCACGGAGCAATGGGGCCGGGATCTTCTATACTTCACACCGAACAATCCTTTCCGCCCCGCGACGACTGGCCTATCTCAGACACTCCCAATCCTACTTCCAGCGCGAATCTGCTATCACCCCCCGCGGCTGTTGTCGCCCCCGGACAACCTTCTCCAGATACACTGCCAAAGCCTGAGCTGTAA
- a CDS encoding CBS domain-containing protein, producing the protein MNVILCHTTADFDTLGAAVGLTRLQPGSRVVLTGGSHPAVRDFLALHRDEYALIERRAVNPEQIRSIAVVDTQKRDRVGKASEWLDLPDLLEVVVYDHHPDGDGDIPATRTQVEPVGATTTLIAEQLQQEGIQLTPSEATVMALGIHVDTGSLTYEGATARDAIALAWLMEQGASLRLIADYVEPGLSPQLQELLTEALEKLQKATTCGYTVSWVLLKTSDYVPGLSTLATRLLDLGESDALLLAAAYPVGDGGEERFTVIGRSRIEGTNLNELFQPLGGGGHSQAASVTLRGVDSQATLERLVSQLKDQIPQPLTARELMSSPVRTIRPDTTIEQAQRILLRYGHSGLSVVNSEDQLVGIVSRRDIDLALHHGFSHAPVKGYMANNLKTITPNTSLPEIESIMVTYDIGRLPVLQESQLVGMVTRTDVLRQLHQGRGTGAFVTGDGREKSPIINYPFSITNAHQSLMDILRDRLAPPLWEFLTRASQQAEQRGWHLYLVGGGVRDLLLANPHETLMLSDIDLVVDGFHRSADVGAGVELAKALQQTYPNARLEVHGQFQTAALLWHNDPVLDSLWVDIATARTEFYPYPAANPEVEASSIRQDLYRRDFTINALAMRLTPPRAGELLDFFGGMLDLRSRQIRVLHANSFIEDPTRIYRAVRFAVRLGFQIEPQTEGYIRYALESGIYERSLSENSKAPALQTRLKAELKYILQAPYWKPALELLADLGALRCLHPTLELDEPLWNQVRLLDRCLRRFDPQKTLDHWQMRLEILIAYLAPEYRATVAINLQLPTDSIERLDQLDRDRADVVKFLPECQRPSQVVVLLRRYELPTLILIAVKNSRLIRRLIWQYFTTWANIQPILNGNDLKALGYKPGREFKPILDRLLAATLDGEIRDRADAEKFLAEYYPL; encoded by the coding sequence ATGAATGTGATTTTGTGCCATACAACAGCGGACTTTGACACCTTGGGCGCAGCGGTGGGGCTAACCCGTCTCCAGCCGGGATCTAGGGTCGTGCTGACCGGCGGTTCCCATCCAGCGGTGCGGGATTTTTTGGCGTTGCACCGAGATGAGTATGCGCTAATTGAGCGTCGGGCTGTGAACCCAGAGCAGATTCGGTCGATTGCCGTTGTGGATACTCAAAAGCGCGATCGCGTGGGAAAGGCATCTGAATGGCTGGATTTACCCGATTTGTTGGAAGTTGTCGTCTACGACCATCACCCAGACGGGGACGGAGATATCCCCGCTACCCGCACCCAGGTTGAGCCAGTCGGAGCAACCACGACTCTGATTGCCGAGCAACTCCAGCAAGAAGGCATCCAGTTGACGCCTTCGGAGGCAACCGTGATGGCGTTGGGAATCCATGTGGATACGGGATCATTAACTTATGAAGGGGCGACGGCAAGAGATGCGATCGCGTTGGCGTGGTTAATGGAACAAGGGGCAAGCTTGCGCTTAATTGCCGATTATGTTGAGCCGGGTTTATCGCCTCAATTGCAGGAACTGTTGACGGAAGCGCTAGAGAAGTTGCAAAAAGCGACAACGTGCGGCTATACCGTTTCTTGGGTGCTGCTCAAAACCTCTGACTACGTTCCGGGTTTGTCAACGCTTGCCACTCGGCTGCTCGATTTGGGCGAAAGCGATGCTTTGCTATTAGCAGCGGCGTATCCAGTAGGGGATGGAGGAGAGGAGCGATTCACGGTCATTGGGCGATCGCGCATTGAAGGCACTAATCTCAATGAATTATTTCAACCACTGGGTGGCGGGGGGCATTCACAGGCGGCGTCGGTGACACTACGGGGCGTTGATTCTCAGGCAACCCTGGAGCGGCTCGTCAGTCAGCTAAAAGACCAGATTCCCCAGCCGCTGACAGCGCGGGAACTGATGTCATCGCCAGTGCGAACAATTCGCCCGGACACGACCATTGAGCAAGCTCAGAGAATTTTATTACGGTATGGGCATTCTGGTCTTTCGGTCGTGAATTCCGAAGACCAACTGGTGGGGATTGTTTCTCGGCGGGATATCGATCTGGCATTGCATCATGGCTTTAGTCATGCGCCGGTAAAAGGCTACATGGCTAACAATCTGAAGACGATTACCCCAAATACGTCTTTGCCAGAGATTGAATCGATTATGGTGACTTACGATATCGGGCGATTGCCGGTATTGCAGGAGAGCCAGCTTGTGGGAATGGTTACGCGCACCGATGTCTTACGGCAGTTGCATCAGGGAAGAGGGACTGGAGCATTCGTCACAGGTGATGGGAGAGAAAAATCCCCCATTATCAATTACCCATTCTCAATAACGAATGCCCATCAATCCCTGATGGATATTTTGCGCGATCGCCTTGCTCCTCCCTTGTGGGAATTTCTCACCAGAGCCTCCCAGCAGGCAGAACAACGCGGCTGGCATCTCTATCTGGTTGGCGGAGGGGTACGAGATTTACTGCTCGCCAATCCCCATGAAACCCTGATGCTTTCAGATATTGACTTAGTGGTAGATGGCTTTCACCGCTCGGCGGATGTCGGCGCTGGAGTAGAACTGGCGAAAGCACTTCAACAAACCTACCCAAATGCCCGTCTAGAAGTCCACGGTCAATTTCAAACAGCCGCGCTACTGTGGCACAACGACCCAGTCCTAGACTCTCTCTGGGTGGATATTGCGACGGCTCGAACCGAGTTTTATCCTTACCCAGCGGCGAATCCAGAAGTTGAAGCGAGTTCAATTCGCCAAGATTTGTATCGGCGAGATTTCACCATTAACGCCTTGGCGATGCGACTGACACCACCCCGTGCGGGTGAATTATTAGATTTCTTTGGCGGAATGCTAGATTTGCGATCGCGCCAAATCCGCGTCCTCCATGCCAATAGCTTTATCGAAGATCCCACGCGCATTTATCGCGCTGTGCGGTTTGCAGTGCGCCTGGGATTTCAGATTGAACCGCAGACGGAAGGATATATCCGCTATGCCCTAGAGAGTGGAATTTACGAGCGATCGCTCTCTGAAAATAGTAAAGCCCCGGCGCTACAAACACGGCTGAAAGCAGAACTCAAATACATCCTCCAAGCGCCTTACTGGAAACCCGCCTTGGAGTTACTTGCCGATCTGGGGGCGTTGCGGTGCCTCCATCCCACGCTAGAGTTAGATGAGCCATTATGGAATCAGGTGCGTTTACTAGATCGGTGTCTGCGCCGATTTGATCCCCAGAAAACCCTCGATCATTGGCAGATGCGGCTAGAAATTTTAATTGCCTACCTCGCTCCCGAATATCGCGCGACAGTGGCAATCAATCTTCAATTACCGACAGACAGTATCGAACGATTAGATCAACTCGATCGAGATCGAGCAGATGTGGTGAAATTTTTGCCAGAATGTCAGCGACCCAGTCAAGTTGTCGTCTTGCTGAGGCGGTACGAGTTGCCCACGTTGATTTTGATTGCTGTCAAAAATTCGCGTCTGATTCGGCGGCTAATTTGGCAATATTTCACCACTTGGGCGAATATTCAACCGATATTAAACGGCAATGATTTGAAAGCGTTGGGATACAAACCAGGGCGTGAATTTAAACCCATATTAGATCGTCTGTTGGCGGCAACGCTGGATGGAGAAATCCGCGATCGCGCTGATGCTGAAAAATTTTTGGCAGAGTATTATCCACTTTGA
- the psbZ gene encoding photosystem II reaction center protein PsbZ has product MTILFQLVLAALVFLSFVMVIGVPVAYATPQNWDQSKRLLIFGSGVWIALVLLTGALSYLVV; this is encoded by the coding sequence ATGACAATTTTATTTCAGTTGGTACTAGCTGCTTTAGTCTTTTTATCATTCGTCATGGTCATTGGGGTTCCGGTTGCCTATGCCACTCCTCAGAACTGGGATCAGTCTAAGCGCCTCCTTATTTTCGGATCTGGGGTTTGGATTGCTCTGGTACTTCTGACAGGTGCCCTAAGCTATTTGGTAGTTTAA